In one window of Prevotella sp. E13-17 DNA:
- a CDS encoding FN3 associated domain-containing protein, giving the protein MNRLYRMFILCLSLLALTPQVGWADDDYDPQNPGNPEMAVEYSTLYLKADPANGGSFNRDMRSRLEVGSKQWICAYANSSFRFVYWSDEKGDTISKNYSFYYEVKRSDATLTAHFEYNPSSPGNPEMKKTTHKLYLSTIPADAGHFNWPNGSSVEEEEWVDVYPYVNEGYKFREMRIGDSLVIKNTYYSFEMPRHDVNITAIFEYSPENPSNPGKNYWNSQTGEVIIDDFTPGYLYYTISDMVGSNDQVKMITVAGPINNGDWGVASSFGNCTLLDMSRTSGSDEVPSWAFENNQTLLSVVLPASIANIRWYAFYNCASLQSIKCYAMTPPKVESGAFEGVSSGLVIYVPAEAVTLYQDADGWKEFTILPFTDEVQALEVNLPEGCNPAIYKDMFLELINVKSGQKLRYVITDRTTYTFNSLIQNTTYNIYLKNKAGDILGEILNVEIIDKNVAVAFNKLKEPKTLTLKVETPAGDDVTDQAGITWTDQKGTYLTRSNQLANQLEGNKVGYRISLPQQLAVQYMLPEDVTYEVQATNAIVYTLTPIAKVQIKGMVKDVKTTYPLKGAGITVNQTVHGQYTKSYSTKVGANGEWQLEVLDMPTEIIASATDYISQTQSIASLESLEESTVPTFELKDINGTSIQLTLTYTDAKGETKGYYDDYANVAYTVKDADGKVITDLNVQYPQIVMLDEHAEGTVFTITATSKKNKFMPVTASCTVDANDNAAITLPIKQLGGIAASFRQTDNNSIVGMLYDGDGRFVKKYDYDGVQLNIDELTDGTYTLVTMGYSHLFNAIGLLSQFTEVGLKEGVDYIKNQVTVKSGETTTIANQLIPYLDETKLYYTDSNTRFSVNKSEISAGQYLTLRAQIDFKPIYKYGVSDLKIVFELPQNCSFVNNSVMTGNIIGSYTQESNRLTVPLENMDDQVRFCVIPTIGGVYSPSASIEFDINGKTMRQPIGSVVFTVSNLSITAPSLVAKTTVPVLGTAIGKSEVEIFDNGVSVGHATALANGSWNTEIELNNPYNMSTHSIYAKVVTQDGLELQSDVKEVTYDKNAIEPTKVTMINVAHPATSLDLCEYVTEFDFTNPGKTLKPYWYWPSYPDFTFLVEFTNNDTTMVSNVELNVLLSDNTVSTLYPVYDGKRKCWVANAKYNSDALPTNVSVDFTSNATSQFDKRQVDETIAELGDYLSEYETQMANIATAFADAEEPLSDDAFEALVAAIGDDEVIVNTDDVEAQLRGMTDDELENYLNEEYAVFQAKHGDTETYLQNLEQWLQFGTEGEFTLENGTKFTMTNCAGLTAAVLIEAGYEEMVCTDGSFVYVKFNDQTTEYVDLLRNVHVTIQVPVEAGARMFRASGNETVEQKVANAIKAINDFVEMINNWSLGMVDKVQASERNMLKAVEEIEFRLAKSDTYIRFAGQKGMTGQVWKWRIEKLFLQKSLLQAKAARWLAKKIFKFALKALPVVKYASMAISLANDINDIAGIYYSIPNSCQDDQANADWYRNATYALLGTVITKATVELVSSFTSDAEVVAGVVGSVASAGTTLAATAWGLAQKALTCIGSFVIDAGIDASKKKIEKGVESLKCYKKDDKKKKKKRKDDIDWRFKHVEHVMDPSGYVYEAVSSNRIQGVLASCYYKEIVEDMYGDLHENIVLWNAEDYAQENPLFTDENGMYQWDVPQGLWQVKFEKEGYQTTYSEWLPVPPPQLDVNIAMSQLVQPNVKSVKAYNEGVEIEFDKYMDPATLTTDNIMLTRNSVKAEGTIELINEESVSKDNPQTYASKLLFKMPANDELLTGNDVRITIKKSVESYAGIPMQEDYTQSLDIMPRIKNMVVDSLANVPYGGDRLFKIAALPADASKGKTVHVKSLSDMIAKTAIQSLTLDANGQAEITVSGELPGQTVISFSIEDTDVKGQMLVNVKDAINMFAMEPRASRVSGTEVYRGTEIRLSSETENAEIYYTLDGTCPCNEGPNVIKYDDNSPIIIASDNVTIKALAKGHDLDDSEVAEFNYKLKKTRLGYQFPTGWTWVSHNFEQPVPVEEFAPTAEKIMGLKAEAIKDSQLGLVGNLTELQPAQAYKVKVAETANNTLDGYEFNALSKSLEVAKGWNWIGYPIGQTMTLEEAFAFFTPMEGDYVLGQEGFAEFVDGEWAGSLDGLKPGKGYMFKSGKADEIIFNTTIVSIASCRIDKHIELYEAPWACDKYAYANLMPVTAQLYDKGSIAQENEYIVGAFAGTECRGIGKWKDGRILINVVGDRHEDITFMAANVADGRLYDITENVAFAVDNVGSWHLPMALHIGKEATGVKDLWDKLTVTPQVFSDHITVSANGHNISKLTLTNMSGREVVRANNLGNSAVITTGSLSAGVYVVTVVADGQTYYKKILKANK; this is encoded by the coding sequence ATGAACAGATTATATAGAATGTTTATCCTCTGCCTGAGCTTACTTGCGCTAACACCGCAAGTAGGCTGGGCGGACGATGACTACGATCCGCAGAACCCGGGTAACCCCGAGATGGCTGTGGAATATAGCACGCTGTATCTGAAGGCCGACCCCGCCAACGGTGGTTCTTTTAACCGTGACATGAGATCAAGACTCGAGGTAGGATCGAAGCAATGGATCTGCGCCTATGCGAACAGCAGCTTCCGCTTCGTGTACTGGTCTGACGAAAAGGGCGATACCATTTCCAAGAACTATAGTTTCTACTACGAGGTGAAGCGAAGCGATGCTACGCTGACAGCCCACTTCGAGTATAATCCTTCTTCACCAGGTAACCCCGAGATGAAGAAGACAACTCACAAGTTGTATCTTTCTACCATTCCTGCCGATGCAGGTCACTTTAACTGGCCCAATGGCTCCAGCGTAGAGGAAGAGGAATGGGTGGACGTCTATCCATACGTCAACGAAGGCTATAAGTTCCGCGAGATGAGGATTGGCGACAGTCTGGTCATCAAGAATACGTACTATTCCTTCGAGATGCCAAGACATGATGTCAACATCACGGCTATCTTCGAATATAGCCCAGAGAACCCATCGAACCCGGGCAAGAACTATTGGAACAGCCAGACAGGCGAGGTTATCATTGACGACTTCACGCCAGGCTATCTGTACTACACTATCTCTGACATGGTTGGCAGCAACGACCAGGTGAAGATGATTACCGTGGCTGGACCGATAAACAATGGTGACTGGGGCGTAGCCAGCAGTTTTGGCAACTGTACGCTGCTCGACATGAGCCGCACTAGTGGTTCTGACGAAGTGCCATCGTGGGCTTTCGAAAACAATCAAACCCTACTGAGCGTGGTGCTGCCTGCATCCATTGCCAATATCAGATGGTATGCCTTCTACAACTGCGCATCGCTGCAGTCCATTAAGTGTTATGCCATGACTCCGCCCAAAGTAGAGAGCGGTGCTTTCGAAGGCGTGAGCAGTGGACTGGTTATCTATGTACCAGCCGAGGCTGTGACACTCTATCAGGACGCCGACGGATGGAAGGAGTTCACCATTCTGCCGTTTACCGATGAGGTACAGGCACTGGAAGTGAACCTGCCCGAGGGATGCAACCCAGCCATCTACAAAGACATGTTCCTGGAACTGATCAACGTAAAGAGTGGACAGAAGCTGCGCTACGTGATTACTGATCGCACGACCTACACGTTCAACAGTCTGATTCAGAACACCACTTATAATATATACCTGAAGAACAAGGCAGGTGATATTCTGGGCGAGATTCTGAATGTGGAAATTATCGACAAGAACGTGGCTGTGGCATTCAACAAGTTGAAAGAGCCAAAGACGTTGACACTGAAAGTGGAGACACCTGCTGGTGATGACGTAACAGATCAGGCCGGCATCACTTGGACAGACCAAAAGGGAACCTATCTGACACGTAGTAACCAACTGGCCAATCAGTTGGAAGGCAACAAGGTGGGCTATCGTATCAGTCTGCCCCAGCAACTGGCCGTGCAGTACATGCTGCCTGAAGACGTCACCTACGAGGTACAGGCCACGAATGCTATCGTCTATACACTGACACCTATCGCAAAGGTACAGATTAAGGGAATGGTGAAAGACGTGAAGACCACCTACCCGCTGAAGGGCGCTGGCATCACTGTCAACCAGACCGTGCATGGACAGTACACCAAATCGTACAGCACCAAGGTGGGCGCCAACGGCGAATGGCAACTGGAAGTTCTCGACATGCCAACTGAGATTATCGCTTCTGCTACCGACTATATTAGTCAGACACAGAGCATTGCCTCACTGGAATCATTGGAAGAGAGCACAGTACCAACCTTCGAACTGAAGGACATCAATGGTACAAGCATCCAACTGACGCTGACCTATACCGATGCTAAAGGTGAGACAAAGGGCTATTACGATGATTATGCGAATGTGGCCTACACGGTGAAGGATGCAGATGGTAAGGTTATCACCGACCTGAACGTGCAGTATCCACAGATTGTGATGCTCGACGAGCATGCCGAAGGTACGGTATTCACCATCACCGCCACCAGCAAGAAGAACAAGTTCATGCCCGTTACCGCCAGTTGTACGGTTGACGCCAACGACAATGCAGCGATCACACTGCCCATCAAGCAGCTGGGTGGCATTGCAGCTTCGTTCCGTCAGACCGACAACAACAGCATTGTGGGTATGCTCTATGATGGCGATGGTCGTTTCGTGAAGAAGTACGACTATGATGGTGTTCAACTGAACATTGACGAGCTTACCGATGGTACCTATACACTAGTGACCATGGGCTATAGCCACTTGTTCAATGCCATCGGATTGCTGAGCCAGTTCACCGAAGTGGGACTGAAGGAAGGTGTAGACTACATTAAGAATCAGGTAACGGTAAAGAGCGGAGAAACGACAACCATCGCCAACCAGCTCATCCCCTACTTGGACGAAACGAAACTGTATTACACCGACAGCAATACCCGCTTCAGCGTGAACAAGAGCGAGATTTCTGCAGGACAGTACCTCACACTGCGCGCACAGATAGACTTCAAGCCTATATATAAATATGGTGTGAGCGACCTGAAAATCGTCTTCGAACTTCCTCAGAACTGTTCGTTTGTCAACAACTCTGTGATGACAGGTAATATCATCGGCAGTTACACGCAGGAAAGTAATCGTCTGACCGTGCCTCTGGAGAATATGGATGACCAGGTAAGATTCTGCGTCATTCCAACCATTGGTGGTGTTTACTCTCCCAGTGCCAGCATTGAGTTCGACATCAACGGCAAGACCATGCGCCAGCCTATTGGCAGCGTTGTCTTCACAGTAAGCAATCTGAGTATCACAGCGCCTTCGCTGGTGGCAAAGACCACGGTTCCCGTTCTGGGTACAGCTATTGGCAAGTCGGAAGTGGAAATCTTCGACAACGGTGTTTCTGTTGGTCATGCCACAGCATTGGCAAACGGCTCATGGAACACAGAGATTGAGCTGAACAACCCATACAACATGTCCACACACAGCATCTATGCCAAGGTGGTGACACAGGATGGACTGGAGTTGCAATCTGACGTAAAGGAAGTGACCTACGACAAGAATGCCATTGAGCCTACAAAGGTGACGATGATCAATGTGGCTCACCCAGCCACCTCACTGGATCTGTGCGAATATGTAACTGAGTTCGACTTCACAAATCCTGGTAAGACACTGAAGCCCTACTGGTATTGGCCAAGCTATCCAGACTTCACGTTCTTGGTAGAGTTCACCAATAACGACACGACAATGGTTTCCAATGTAGAGCTCAACGTGTTGTTATCCGACAATACCGTATCTACGCTCTATCCCGTATACGATGGAAAGAGAAAGTGCTGGGTGGCTAATGCGAAGTACAACTCTGACGCTCTTCCAACAAATGTCTCTGTGGATTTCACAAGTAACGCTACCAGCCAGTTCGACAAGCGTCAGGTAGATGAGACAATAGCAGAACTTGGCGACTATCTTTCTGAGTACGAAACACAGATGGCGAACATTGCAACTGCCTTTGCTGATGCAGAAGAACCATTGAGTGATGATGCATTCGAAGCACTGGTTGCTGCCATCGGTGATGATGAAGTAATCGTCAACACTGATGATGTCGAAGCACAGCTGAGAGGCATGACCGATGATGAGTTGGAAAACTATCTCAATGAAGAGTATGCTGTCTTCCAGGCAAAGCATGGGGATACAGAAACCTACTTGCAGAACCTGGAACAGTGGCTGCAGTTTGGTACAGAAGGTGAGTTCACGCTTGAAAATGGCACTAAGTTCACCATGACCAACTGCGCTGGACTGACAGCAGCCGTTCTCATAGAGGCAGGCTATGAAGAGATGGTTTGTACGGACGGAAGTTTCGTTTATGTGAAGTTCAATGACCAGACGACAGAGTATGTTGACCTACTGAGAAACGTTCACGTAACGATTCAAGTACCCGTAGAGGCTGGCGCTCGTATGTTCCGCGCTTCAGGCAATGAAACCGTAGAACAAAAGGTTGCCAATGCTATCAAGGCCATCAACGACTTTGTTGAGATGATCAACAATTGGTCACTTGGCATGGTGGATAAGGTACAGGCTTCTGAGAGGAACATGCTCAAGGCTGTCGAGGAAATTGAGTTCCGCTTGGCTAAGAGTGATACGTACATCAGATTTGCAGGTCAGAAAGGCATGACTGGCCAAGTATGGAAATGGAGAATTGAAAAGCTATTCCTCCAGAAGAGTCTGCTACAGGCAAAAGCTGCTCGCTGGCTAGCTAAGAAGATTTTCAAGTTTGCCCTGAAGGCACTGCCTGTTGTCAAGTATGCATCTATGGCAATCTCCCTGGCTAATGACATCAATGACATAGCCGGCATCTACTATTCTATTCCAAATTCTTGTCAGGATGACCAAGCCAACGCAGACTGGTACCGCAATGCTACTTATGCACTATTAGGCACCGTTATCACAAAAGCGACAGTAGAACTGGTTAGCTCGTTCACAAGCGATGCGGAAGTTGTAGCTGGCGTCGTCGGATCGGTTGCTTCGGCAGGAACAACGCTTGCCGCCACTGCTTGGGGTCTTGCCCAAAAGGCACTTACTTGCATAGGAAGCTTCGTTATTGACGCAGGCATCGACGCCTCCAAGAAAAAGATAGAAAAGGGTGTTGAGAGTCTGAAATGCTACAAGAAAGACGACAAGAAGAAGAAAAAGAAGCGTAAGGATGATATCGATTGGCGATTCAAGCATGTGGAGCATGTTATGGACCCATCAGGTTATGTCTATGAGGCTGTATCGTCTAACCGCATACAGGGTGTTCTTGCTTCTTGTTACTACAAGGAGATTGTAGAGGACATGTATGGCGACTTGCATGAGAACATCGTTCTTTGGAATGCAGAGGACTATGCACAGGAGAACCCGTTGTTCACCGACGAGAACGGTATGTATCAGTGGGATGTTCCGCAGGGACTCTGGCAGGTGAAGTTTGAGAAGGAAGGTTATCAGACTACCTACTCTGAATGGCTGCCCGTTCCTCCTCCACAGTTGGATGTAAACATCGCCATGTCTCAACTCGTACAGCCCAACGTGAAGAGCGTGAAGGCCTACAACGAGGGTGTGGAGATAGAGTTCGACAAGTACATGGATCCCGCTACGCTAACTACTGACAACATCATGTTGACCAGAAACAGTGTCAAGGCTGAAGGTACCATCGAACTGATTAATGAAGAGAGCGTAAGCAAGGACAATCCTCAGACTTATGCATCAAAACTTCTCTTCAAGATGCCTGCAAACGATGAGCTATTGACTGGCAACGACGTGAGAATAACTATCAAGAAGAGTGTAGAAAGCTATGCTGGCATTCCTATGCAGGAAGACTACACGCAGAGTCTCGACATTATGCCACGCATCAAGAACATGGTTGTTGACTCGCTGGCGAACGTGCCTTACGGCGGTGACCGCTTATTCAAAATCGCTGCCCTGCCTGCTGATGCTTCAAAGGGTAAGACAGTCCATGTGAAGTCGCTCTCCGACATGATCGCAAAGACAGCTATCCAGTCGTTGACACTCGATGCTAACGGACAGGCCGAGATTACCGTCTCTGGAGAACTGCCTGGTCAGACTGTCATCTCGTTCTCTATAGAGGATACCGACGTAAAGGGCCAGATGCTTGTCAACGTAAAGGATGCCATCAACATGTTTGCTATGGAGCCACGTGCTTCACGTGTATCGGGCACCGAGGTATACCGCGGCACAGAGATCCGACTCTCGTCTGAGACTGAAAACGCAGAGATTTACTACACGCTGGATGGCACATGTCCATGCAATGAAGGTCCAAACGTGATTAAGTACGATGACAATAGTCCTATCATCATTGCTTCCGACAATGTAACCATTAAGGCTCTGGCCAAGGGACATGATCTGGACGACAGTGAGGTGGCTGAGTTCAACTACAAGCTAAAGAAGACCAGACTGGGCTATCAGTTCCCAACTGGTTGGACATGGGTATCGCACAACTTCGAGCAACCCGTACCTGTAGAGGAGTTTGCTCCTACAGCAGAGAAGATTATGGGTCTCAAGGCCGAGGCTATCAAGGATTCACAGCTAGGACTGGTGGGCAATCTGACAGAACTACAACCTGCACAAGCCTACAAAGTGAAGGTGGCTGAGACAGCCAACAATACTTTGGACGGCTATGAGTTCAACGCACTCAGCAAGTCGCTGGAGGTAGCAAAGGGATGGAACTGGATAGGCTATCCTATCGGTCAGACCATGACCCTCGAAGAGGCATTCGCATTCTTCACACCAATGGAAGGCGACTATGTGCTCGGGCAAGAAGGCTTTGCAGAGTTTGTGGATGGTGAATGGGCAGGAAGTCTTGACGGACTGAAGCCTGGCAAGGGCTACATGTTTAAGTCGGGCAAGGCTGACGAGATTATCTTCAACACCACCATCGTATCTATCGCTTCCTGTCGCATAGACAAGCATATTGAACTCTATGAGGCACCTTGGGCTTGCGACAAGTATGCTTATGCTAACCTGATGCCTGTGACAGCTCAACTCTACGATAAGGGTTCTATCGCTCAAGAGAATGAATACATCGTAGGTGCTTTTGCAGGAACAGAATGTCGCGGTATTGGTAAGTGGAAGGATGGACGCATACTGATCAATGTTGTTGGCGACCGCCACGAGGATATCACCTTCATGGCTGCCAACGTGGCAGACGGGCGTCTCTATGACATTACCGAGAACGTAGCATTTGCTGTCGACAATGTAGGTTCATGGCATCTGCCAATGGCTCTGCATATCGGCAAGGAAGCTACTGGAGTGAAAGACTTGTGGGACAAGCTGACCGTAACACCTCAGGTATTCAGCGATCACATCACCGTAAGCGCAAATGGTCATAACATCAGCAAGCTGACCCTGACCAACATGAGCGGACGTGAGGTTGTGAGAGCCAACAATCTTGGCAACAGTGCTGTCATCACGACAGGCTCACTATCTGCTGGTGTTTACGTGGTAACGGTTGTTGCCGACGGACAGACTTACTACAAGAAGATTCTGAAAGCTAACAAATAG